From Salvia splendens isolate huo1 chromosome 16, SspV2, whole genome shotgun sequence, a single genomic window includes:
- the LOC121770362 gene encoding kinase-interacting protein 1-like: MLQRAANHAYSWWWASHIRTKQSKWLEQSLQDMEEKVHGMLQLIEGDGDSFAKRAEMYYRRRPELICAVEESYKVFRALADRYDLLSKDFQNANHTIATVFPEQVQFGMADDDDVLPNMPDNFVVPEMNMSKIPQVPKAPVRDLKTIISRASKQVQARKMKAAHTRQKPAVESGLTKEEALEEINKLQKEILSLQTLKEFVKSSYESGIGKYWGIESQVMEMQQRILKLQDEFSMDIVIEDDEARTLMAEAALKSCQETLAILQEKQEKIAFEAMDEYERIEAACERLQSLRDKYSLEQIDGARDTSREFSKDVAALLQETKELEELPEKLEETLDTASLASLSATQLAEKIDVLVNKVITLETAVSSQTVLVNTLRAENDDLNTQIRSLEEENESLGGDTQGLSSKVIHMEEKLNKVQDLNKNVESRNTTLQTNFAKAKTSINTLAEKLTSFNPDDDPEPSPSDVVTNVDDNLSGSVEDKKPAEDEIPDTLKGDEEAGADAARASSREFSSAEDDGGHASETKQGSLKEEAKEFKDVREVASKEEGEEEEEEENTKKMRRSLTSVAQEKENKENAVRKTSSFSGRKTMQKILEEEYENSPRNKARAETKDKEEDDYSWQQILLSGMEDREKILLKEYTTILRNYKEVKKRLNEVEMKERDSHFDTTIQLRELRKAISRRDQEITNLRKRLNEDIPEQDKLDNENEKRETAMVHMAKGHSQSLVEKKLRTDIDAILDENLDFWFRFSTAFQQIQKFKTEVRDLDEEMAKLRRTDQMQELKSEVVPIFKHLRDIQRELTVWLEQSVPLKEELRSRFSSLCRIQEEITKALREGVEWDEIRFSSHQAAKLQGEVLNMKQENEKVREELEAGLDHVSMLQLQIDKTLGLLDQEFEISKERSERKSKLPLSSFIFGNKSQSKKARTSIFSCMHPSRKYQVLRAGIRFSSSNNSSSSSS, from the coding sequence TTCCAAAATGCCAACCACACCATCGCGACTGTCTTCCCGGAGCAGGTCCAGTTTGGCATGGCGGACGACGACGACGTCCTCCCCAACATGCCGGACAACTTCGTCGTCCCGGAGATGAACATGTCCAAGATCCCCCAAGTCCCCAAGGCTCCCGTCAGAGACCTCAAGACGATCATCTCCAGGGCCTCCAAGCAGGTCCAGGCTAGGAAGATGAAGGCGGCTCACACGCGCCAGAAGCCGGCTGTCGAGTCCGGCCTCACCAAGGAGGAGGCTCTAGAGGAGATCAACAAGCTGCAGAAGGAAATCCTATCTTTGCAGACTTTGAAGGAGTTTGTGAAGAGCTCTTATGAGAGTGGGATTGGTAAGTATTGGGGGATTGAGAGCCAAGTGATGGAGATGCAGCAAAGGATTTTGAAGCTACAAGATGAGTTCAGTATGGATATCGTGATCGAGGATGATGAGGCTCGGACGCTAATGGCTGAGGCCGCTCTCAAGTCGTGTCAAGAGACCTTGGCCATCCTGCAGGAGAAGCAGGAGAAGATAGCTTTCGAAGCGATGGATGAGTACGAAAGGATTGAGGCCGCCTGTGAGCGGTTACAGTCACTTCGCGATAAGTACAGCCTTGAGCAAATAGATGGTGCACGGGATACATCACGTGAGTTCAGTAAAGACGTGGCTGCCTTGCTGCAGGAGACAAAAGAGCTCGAGGAGCTGCCCGAGAAGCTGGAGGAGACCTTGGACACGGCCTCGTTGGCTAGTCTCTCTGCCACTCAGCTAGCGGAAAAGATTGATGTTTTGGTGAATAAGGTGATCACGTTAGAGACGGCTGTGTCGTCTCAGACGGTTCTTGTGAACACGCTGAGGGCCGAGAACGACGACCTCAACACGCAGATCCGGAGCCTGGAGGAGGAGAACGAGAGCCTCGGCGGGGACACGCAGGGGCTGAGCTCCAAGGTCATCCATATGGAGGAGAAGCTGAACAAGGTGCAAGACTTAAATAAGAATGTAGAGAGCCGCAACACTACTCTTCAAACCAATTTCGCCAAGGCGAAAACCAGCATCAATACTCTTGCGGAGAAGCTCACCAGTTTCAACCCTGACGATGATCCCGAGCCTTCTCCTTCCGATGTTGTGACAAATGTCGATGATAATCTGTCAGGCAGTGTAGAGGATAAGAAACCGGCCGAGGATGAGATTCCCGACACTCTGAAGGGAGACGAGGAGGCCGGTGCAGATGCTGCCCGCGCCTCCTCAAGAGAATTTAGCAGTGCAGAGGATGATGGCGGTCACGCCTCAGAGACAAAACAAGGTAGTCTAAAAGAAGAAGCAAAAGAATTTAAAGATGTAAGAGAAGTAGCGAGCAAAgaagagggagaagaagaggaagaagaagaaaatacgAAGAAGATGCGAAGAAGTTTGACATCCGTCGCGCAAGAGAAGGAAAACAAGGAGAATGCGGTAAGAAAGACATCATCGTTCTCAGGGCGAAAAACGATGCAGAAGATACTCGAGGAGGAATACGAAAACTCTCCAAGAAACAAAGCTAGGGCGGAGACTAAAGATAAAGAAGAGGACGACTACAGCTGGCAACAGATCCTCCTCAGCGGAATGGAGGATCGAGAGAAGATCCTCCTAAAGGAATACACCACAATATTGAGAAACTACAAAGAGGTGAAGAAGAGACTGAACGAGGTGGAAATGAAGGAAAGGGACAGCCACTTCGACACCACCATACAACTGAGGGAGCTCAGGAAGGCCATCTCGAGACGAGACCAGGAAATCACGAACCTCCGCAAAAGGCTCAACGAAGACATCCCCGAACAGGACAAATTAGACAACGAGAACGAGAAGCGCGAGACAGCGATGGTGCACATGGCAAAGGGCCACTCGCAGTCGCTGGTGGAGAAGAAGCTTAGGACAGACATCGACGCCATCCTGGACGAGAACTTAGACTTCTGGTTCAGGTTCAGCACCGCGTTCCAACAGATACAGAAGTTCAAGACAGAAGTAAGGGACCTGGACGAGGAGATGGCCAAACTGCGCAGGACAGACCAGATGCAGGAGCTGAAATCAGAAGTGGTGCCAATTTTCAAGCATTTAAGGGATATACAGAGAGAGCTGACGGTGTGGCTGGAGCAGAGCGTGCCACTGAAGGAGGAGCTGAGGAGCCGATTCTCGTCGCTGTGCAGGATTCAGGAGGAGATCACGAAGGCGCTGAGGGAGGGCGTGGAGTGGGACGAGATCCGGTTCAGCAGCCACCAGGCGGCGAAGCTGCAAGGGGAAGTGCTGAACATGAAGCAGGAGAACGAGAAGGTGAGGGAGGAGCTCGAGGCCGGGCTCGACCACGTGAGCATGCTGCAGCTGCAGATAGACAAGACGCTGGGGCTGCTGGATCAGGAGTTTGAGATATCGAAGGAGCGGTCGGAGAGGAAGAGTAAGTTGCCACTTAGTTCATTCATTTTTGGGAATAAGTCTCAGTCGAAGAAAGCTAGGACTTCGATCTTCTCGTGCATGCATCCGAGTAGGAAATACCAGGTTCTTAGAGCTGGGATTCGGTTTTCGTCGAGTAAtaactcttcttcttcttcttcttga
- the LOC121772225 gene encoding protein SKIP34-like, translated as MCYGNERPPTRDDLFEAPPPQENEDRVMAVENLRDRLAETEARLERARAREAELSCCLDEMKKFVRVMEILESYLRRQYAEQQDRLARLYSSSSSSSSSSSSLLVPSK; from the coding sequence ATGTGCTACGGCAACGAACGACCGCCGACGAGAGATGACCTCTTCGAGGCGCCGCCGCCGCAGGAGAACGAAGACAGGGTGATGGCGGTGGAGAATCTGAGGGATCGTCTGGCGGAGACGGAGGCACGGCTGGAGCGAGCTAGGGCGCGGGAAGCGGAGCTCAGCTGCTGCCTCGATGAGATGAAAAAGTTCGTCCGCGTTATGGAGATCCTCGAATCCTACCTCCGCCGCCAGTACGCTGAGCAGCAGGATCGCCTCGCGCGCTTatactcttcttcttcttcttcttcttcttcttcttcttcgcttTTGGTACCTTCGAAATAG